The following proteins are encoded in a genomic region of Musa acuminata AAA Group cultivar baxijiao chromosome BXJ2-11, Cavendish_Baxijiao_AAA, whole genome shotgun sequence:
- the LOC135627378 gene encoding AT-rich interactive domain-containing protein 4-like → MMHQTHGFSKQTCRLVAVLCGKFTGKRNEVKRQHPYPFPELVSSGRLEVHTLVNPSVDSFREAQKSLKPNILYFQGSQLENEEEIGTLVWGDLDVSKPDMFSALVDPPLPTTVYLEVPNGEKIAQALHSKGTPYVIYWKNAVSSYTASHFRQALLSVLQSSCSHTWDAFQLAHASFRLYCVRNNYVLPDNGQKESSNHGPQLLGDAPKINIVLPDRAAEEGEETSSDSLPVTKINDGDVDMRLLICGLPRTLDACLLGSLEDGINALLNIEIRGSKLNNRMSVAPPLQDGPLSDAVVTMRCDLTTCSSTHTSILVSDSVQSCLNDQVLENHIKNELIEKSQLVHAIPDCDQNKPPLYESLPSVSVACGASAFEVRMKVPSWAVQVLKQLASEVSYRSLVTLGIASIQGIPVASFEKEDADRLLFLWNRQGKEIIFRHELSSLPPLSSSVVTKRSKTFSEAKPIACSQTMKENGIFLNDVEDAKKEVVSCEVIHILSFSGRKRLKVATMKPVPCSRQRMLPLGIQDDVPTASSKKNNTVRVPLTPRTSMSSSFRPKQKIVPQNPLPLKKHGCNRSSIQVCSEVEFLEDVMQFLVLRGHNRLVPQGGISKFPDAVLNAKRLDLFNLYRQVVSRGGFYVGNGINWKGQIFSKMQNYTASNKMTGVGNTLKKHYEMYLLEYELAHNDVDGECCLLCRSSAPGDWVSCGSCSEWAHLGCDRRQGLATFKDYAKTDGLEYICPNCSVNNRKMKSQKVAK, encoded by the exons ATGATGCATCAAACTCACGGTTTCTCGAAGCAAACTTGTAGACTCGTTGCTGTCTTATGTGGGAAATTTACTGGCAAAAGAAATGAGGTAAAACGACAGCATCCATATCCCTTTCCTGAGCTTGTTTCATCAGGTCGCCTTGAG GTTCATACACTTGTTAATCCATCAGTGGATAGTTTCCGTGAAGCTCAGAAGTCACTGAAGCCGAATATCTTGTACTTTCAAGGGTCTCAGCTTGAGAATGAGGAAGAAATAGGCACACTTGTTTGGGGGGACCTTGATGTGTCCAAGCCCGATATGTTCAGTGCCCTTGTTGATCCTCCATTACCGACAACA GTTTATCTGGAGGTCCCCAATGGTGAAAAAATCGCACAAGCACTACACTCAAAG GGGACTCCATATGTGATATACTGGAAGAATGCAGTCTCATCTTACACAGCTTCTCATTTCCGCCAGGCATTGCTGTCTGTTttacaaag TTCATGTAGCCACACATGGGATGCTTTCCAACTTGCTCATGCATCTTTCCGCTTGTACTGTGTACGAAATAACTATGTTCTCCCAGATAATGGGCAAAAAGAAAGCAGCAATCATGGGCCACAGCTACTGGGAGATGCTCCTAAAATAAATATTGTTCTTCCAGATAGAGCTGCAGAGGAGGGTGAAGAAACCTCATCCGATTCTCTTCCTGTGACAAAAATTAATGATGGTGATGTGGATATGAGGTTGCTCATTTGCGGATTACCTCGCACGCTG GATGCATGTTTACTGGGTTCTTTGGAAGACGGCATTAATGCCCTTTTAAACATTGAA ATTCGTGGGAGTAAACTTAATAATCGAATGAG TGTCGCACCTCCTCTTCAAGATGGGCCACTTTCTGATGCTGTTGTTACCATGCGATGTGATCTCACAACTTGTAGTTCCACACACACTTCCATCTTAGTATCTGATAGTGTGCAGTCATGTCTTAATGATCAG GTATTGGAAAACCACATAAAAAATGAACTTATTGAGAAGAGTCAGCTAGTTCATGCTATTCCAGATTGTGACCAAAACAAACCACCTCTGTACGAGTCTCTGCCTTCAGTTTCTGTTGCTTGTGGGGCTTCTGCATTTGAAGTCCGGATGAAGGTTCCATCTTGGGCTGTTCAG GTTTTGAAACAGCTAGCATCTGAAGTCTCCTATCGCAGCTTGGTCACTCTTGGCATTGCGAGTATACAGGGTATTCCAGTTGCTTCTTTTGAGAAAGAAGATGCTGATCGCCTTCTTTTCTTATGGAATAGACAAGGGAAAGAAATTATCTTCCGACATGAATTGTCTTCTCTGCCTCCTTTGTCTTCATCTGTTGTTACAAAGAGGTCCAAAACTTTTTCCGAAGCTAAACCTATTGCCTGTAGCCAAACCATGAAGGAAAATGGGATTTTTCTTAATGATGTTGAGGATGCCAAGAAGGAAGTTGTTTCATGTGAAGTAATTCACATACTCTCATTTTCTGGTCGGAAAAGATTGAAGGTTGCTACAATGAAGCCTGTTCCATGCTCTCGACAGCGGATGTTGCCCTTAGGCATTCAGGATGATGTGCCGACTGCATCTTCCAAAAAGAATAACACTGTCCGTGTTCCTTTGACACCTAGAACATCGATGTCAAGTTCTTTTCGTCCAAAACAGAAGATTGTACCTCAGAATCCTCTGCCACTGAAGAAACATGGATGTAATAGATCTTCGATTCAAGTTTGCTCTGAA GTAGAGTTTCTTGAGGATGTTATGCAGTTTCTGGTTCTTAGAGGACATAATCGGCTTGTTCCCCAAGGAGGAATATCCAAGTTTCCCGATGCTGTACTCAACGCAAAGCGCCTGGATCTGTTCAACTTGTATAGACAG GTAGTTTCAAGGGGAGGCTTCTATGTTGGGAATGGCATAAACTGGAAAGGCCAGATTTTCTCAAAGATGCAAAACTATACAGCTTCAAATAAAATGACT GGTGTTGGAAATACATTAAAAAAACATTATGAAATGTATCTTTTGGAATATGAACTAGCACACAATGACGTAGACGGAGAATGTTGCTTGTTGTGTCGTAG TAGTGCTCCTGGTGATTGGGTGAGCTGTGGCTCCTGCAGCGAATGGGCTCACCTTGGCTGTGATCGACGTCAGGGTCTTGCTACTTTTAAG GATTATGCAAAGACAGATGGGTTGGAATATATCTGCCCAAATTGTAGTGTAAATAACAGGAAGATGAAGTCCCAGAAGGTGGCAAAGTGA
- the LOC135626219 gene encoding uncharacterized protein LOC135626219, with product MEPNPKPNHGISAYYQTRAEHHAIISGDWLSQAQAAAAAGHPPEGPPASAAASKPFSVIDEFNHWRRKPDLAEAVAAIMALVAGIRSSDATTMMELEIELKKASDALKSWDTTSISLSAGCDLFMRYVTRTSALEYDDFHAAKLRLIERGEKFGEISLKARRTIAMLGQDFIFDGCTILVHGFSRVVLEVLKLAASNRKLFRVFCTEGRPDKTGLRLSKELATLGIPVKLLIDSAVAYAMDEVDMVLVGADGVVESGGIINMMGTYQTALVAHSMNKPVYVAAESYKFARLYPLDQKDLEPALRPIEFGVPIPAGVEIEKSARDYTPPQYLTLLFTDLGVLTPSVVSDELIQLYL from the exons ATGGAGCCTAACCCTAAACCTAATCACGGGATCTCCGCCTACTACCAGACGCGGGCGGAGCACCACGCCATCATCAGCGGCGACTGGCTGTCACAGGCCCAGGCTGCGGCCGCCGCTGGTCACCCTCCCGAGGGACCGCCTGCCTCGGCCGCCGCCTCGAAGCCCTTCAGCGTCATCGATGAGTTCAACCACTGGCGTAGGAAGCCCGACCTCGCCGAGGCCGTCGCCGCCATCATGGCCCTCGTCGCCGGTATCCGCTCCAGCGACGCGACCACCATGATGGAGCTCGAGATTGAACTTAAGAAGGCGTCAGACGCGCTTAAG TCGTGGGACACAACTTCTATATCATTATCAGCTGGTTGTGATCTGTTCATGCGGTACGTAACCCGAACTTCCGCTCTTGAATATGATGACTTTCATGCTGCAAAGCTTCGGTTGATTGAGCGAGGGGAGAAATTTGGAGAGATTTCCTTGAAG GCACGCCGGACGATTGCAATGCTTGGTCAAGATTTTATATTTGATGGTTGCACAATTTTAGTTCATGGCTTTTCAAGAGTAGTCTTGGAAGTTCTGAAGCTGGCAGCATCAAATAGAAAACTCTTCAGAGTCTTTTGCACAG AGGGAAGGCCGGATAAAACAGGATTAAGGTTATCGAAAGAACTTGCAACACTAGGAATTCCTGTTAAGCTTCTAATTGATTCAGCGGTGGCCTATGCAATGGATGAGGTTGACATGGTACTTGTTGGGGCTGATGGAGTTGTTGAAAGTGGTGGCATTATCAACATGATGGGAACATATCAAACTGCATTAGTTGCTCACAGCATGAACAAACCTGTTTATGTGGCTGCTGAAAGTTACAAG TTTGCGCGGTTATATCCCTTGGATCAGAAGGACCTAGAACCTGCTCTGCGCCCGATAGAATTTGGTGTTCCCATCCCAGCAGGTGTTGAGATCGAAAAATCCGCAAGGGATTACACCCCACCTCAGTACCTTACGCTGCTTTTCACTGACCTCGGAGTTCTGACACCGTCTGTCGTGAGCGATGAACTTATTCAACTATACCTCTGA
- the LOC135627922 gene encoding RING-H2 finger protein ATL3-like — protein sequence MSGTEQSTGGVGRLSPMTTTGIMVAAVVAFFVLFVLAFFLYLRAKCYWGAIPVSAGTRLASFAATRPGGLDAAAVAALPSVVVSAGALKESLECAVCICELSEGDAARLLPKCGHAFHLECIDMWFCSHSTCPLCRTSAELVKPESAVPGAESVPGDSHSVEP from the coding sequence ATGTCCGGAACAGAGCAGTCGACGGGAGGCGTTGGACGGTTGTCCCCGATGACGACCACCGGGATCATGGTCGCAGCGGTGGTCGCCTTCTTCGTGCTCTTTGTCCTCGCCTTCTTCCTGTACCTCCGCGCCAAGTGCTACTGGGGCGCCATCCCCGTCTCCGCTGGCACCCGCTTGGCCTCCTTCGCCGCCACGCGGCCGGGTGGCCTCGACGCTGCTGCCGTCGCGGCGCTTCCTTCGGTGGTGGTCTCCGCTGGGGCCTTGAAGGAGAGCCTGGAGTGCGCGGTCTGCATCTGCGAGCTGTCAGAGGGCGACGCCGCACGGTTGCTGCCCAAGTGCGGCCACGCCTTCCATCTCGAGTGCATCGACATGTGGTTCTGCTCCCACTCCACCTGCCCGCTCTGCCGGACCTCGGCGGAGCTCGTGAAGCCCGAGAGTGCTGTTCCCGGCGCTGAATCGGTTCCCGGCGATAGTCACTCCGTCGAACCGTAG
- the LOC135627921 gene encoding RING-H2 finger protein ATL3-like encodes MSDTVQSTAVVGGLSLATTTGFMVAAVLVIFILLIFVFVLYLNAKRWNGANPVSGRGRARLVFVAEPAAGPQQRGLDAAVIEALPSVSFRPEDFEEAVECAVCLCKLAEGEATRLLPKCNHAFHRECIDMWFYSHSTCPLCRSPVVLHEPETADNSTAAIASDARAGGSSSHSPANLSRASVGGSGSASVSSASRLEGALAIEITRGEVDGFQAPSRLPEEDLRSPTAAALRSLRRLLSCGSRMAGDVEQGCLPVPKPPPSS; translated from the coding sequence ATGTCCGATACGGTGCAGTCGACGGCCGTCGTCGGTGGGCTGTCGCTGGCGACGACCACCGGGTTCATGGTCGCAGCAGTGCTCGTCATCTTCATACTCTTGATCTTTGTGTTCGTTCTGTACCTCAACGCCAAGCGGTGGAACGGCGCCAACCCAGTCTCCGGCCGCGGCCGCGCCCGCCTGGTCTTCGTCGCGGAGCCTGCCGCCGGCCCGCAGCAACGCGGCCTCGATGCGGCCGTCATCGAGGCGCTCCCGTCGGTGTCGTTCCGACCCGAGGACTTCGAGGAGGCCGTGGAGTGCGCCGTCTGCCTCTGCAAGCTGGCGGAAGGCGAGGCCACGCGCCTGCTGCCCAAATGCAACCATGCCTTCCACCGGGAGTGCATCGACATGTGGTTCTACTCCCACTCCACCTGTCCGCTCTGCCGGAGCCCGGTCGTGCTCCACGAGCCCGAGACCGCTGATAACAGCACCGCAGCCATTGCTTCCGATGCGCGTGCGGGGGGGTCATCGTCTCACTCCCCGGCGAATTTGTCTCGGGCCAGTGTTGGAGGCTCGGGCTCTGCTTCAGTCTCTTCTGCAAGCAGGTTGGAGGGGGCATTGGCGATAGAGATAACAAGGGGAGAAGTGGATGGGTTCCAAGCTCCGAGTAGGCTCCCTGAGGAAGACCTCAGGTCGCCGACGGCAGCAGCGTTGAGATCGCTGCGAAGGCTTCTGAGCTGCGGAAGCAGGATGGCTGGTGATGTCGAGCAGGGATGTCTTCCGGTCCCCAAGCCGCCGCCGAGTTCATGA